The DNA segment TCAGGAGGATCCTCGGGCCGTTCGAACTCATTTCGCGGCCCGGAACAGCAATCCGCGTGCCCGCGACAGACGCGACACGAGCGCCATCCTGACGACGGACGCGCCGCGAAGCGTCTTGATTCCGGCGCCGGGGTGTCAGGATCCGAACGCCCGGCGGCGGCGACCGGGCCCGTGCTACGGTCTGGCCGTGAGCGCGCAGACCCCCCGCAATCGAACGCGCCGTGTGCAGGCCGGCCCGGTCGCGATCGGCGGCGGAGCGCCGATCTCGGTCCAGAGCATGTGCGCGACCCGCACGCAGGACGTCGCCGCCACGGTGGCGCAGGCCGAGGCGCTGGCGGCGGCGGGAGCCGGGCTGGTGCGGGTCGCGGTCGACAGCAAGGCCGACGCCGAAGCCCTGGCCGAGATCCACGCGCGCACGCCGGTGCCGCTCGTCGTCGACCTGCAGGAGAGCTACCGACTCGCCTCCGCGGTCGCGAAGCACATCGCGAAGCTGCGCTACAACCCTGGACACCTGCACCACCACGAGCGCGGCCGCAGCACGCGCGACAAGGTCGCCTGGCTCGCGGACGTCGCGGGCGGCGCGGGCTGCGCGCTCCGCGTCGGCGTGAACTGCGGCTCCGTCGCGCCGGAGTACGACGAGCGCTTTCCGGGCGACTCGATCGGCGCGATGGTGGCCTGCGCGGTCGACCACTGCGCGCTGCTCGACGGGTTCGGCTTCACGAACTTCGTCGTGTCGCTCAAGGACTCCGACCCCGCGAAGGTGGTCGAGGCGAACGAGCGCTTCAGCCGCGAGCGCCCCGACGTACCGCTGCACCTCGGCGTCACCGAGGCGGGGCTGCTGCCGATGGGCGAGATCAAGACGCGGATCGCGTTCGAGAAGCTGCTCGCGCGCGGGATCGGCGACACGCTCCGCGTCTCCCTCACGCTGCCCAACGACCGCAAGCACGAAGAGGTCCTGGTCGCGCTGCGCATCCTCGCCGACGTCGAGGCGGGGCGCTTCCGCTCCGTGCCCGAGCTCTCGGGTCTGAACATCATCTCGTGCCCGTCCTGCTCGCGCGTCGAGAACGAGGCGTTCGTGGAGCTGGCGGAGAAGGTTCGTGAGCTGACCCGCTACGCGGCCGATCAGGACGTGACGATCGCGGTCATGGGCTGCCGCGTGAACGGCCCCGGCGAGACGGACGACGCGGATCTCGGCCTCTGGTGCGGCCCGCGCGCCGTGAACCTGAAGCGCGGCGGCGAGCGGCTCGGCGCGTTCGGCTACGACGAGGTGCTGGTGCGGCTGAAGGTCGAGCTCGATCGCATCGTCGCGTCGCGGGCATCGCGGACGGGAGCGGGTCGTTGAGGATCCTGCACACCATGCTCCGCGTCGGGGATCTCGAGCGATCGCTCGCGTTCTACACCGGACCGCTATCGATGAAGCTGCTGCGCAAGCGCGACTTTCCGGGCGGGCGGTTCACGCTCGCGTTCCTGGGCTACGGCGACGAGTCCGAATCCGCGACGCTCGAGCTGACGCACAACTGGGACACGAGCCGCTACGAGATCGGCACGGGTTACGGGCACGTCGCAATCGCGGTCGAGGACATCTACCAGACCTGCGCGCGCCTGCGCGAAGCGGGTGTCGCGATCACGCGCGAGCCCGGCCCGATGCAGCACGGCACGACCGTGCTGGCGTTCATCGCGGATCCGGACGGCTACAAGATCGAGCTGATCCAGCGCCCGTAGCCGGCGGGCTCGCTCACGCCAGCTCCCAGCGCCGGCTGGTCAGGCTGCGGTAGCCGGCGTGGATCCATGCGAGCGTCTGCGCGCCCGAATCCACGCGCCGCTCGCGACCCCGGCACTCGCGCAGGAAGTCGTTCAACAGCGCGGCGCACATCGAGACCGGGCCGAGCTCGTCCGAGATGACCTCCTCGCGGCCGCTCTCGCGGCGCAGCAGGGTCTGCGCGCTGCCGAGCACGATCTCGCCGCGATCGCCGATGCAGCGCGCGATCGGCCGGCTCGGCAGGTCGTTCCAGGACAGGCGGAGCAGCCCGACGATGCCGGAGTCGTGAGTGGTCTCGACGCGAACCTCGTCCTCGACGTCTGCGCCCTGAAGGCTCGCGGCCTCGAGAATGCGGATGCGCCGGACGGGACCCGCGAAGGCCTCGGCGACGTCGAGCGCGTCCGGCCCGAGCTCCATCCAGACCCCGCCGCCCGAGAGGGCGGGGTCGCCCCGCCAGCCCTCGCTCGAGTCGCGCTTCACGCCGAGCGAGACCTCGACCGCGCAGAGCCGGCCGATCTCGCCGGCGTCGATCCGGGCTCGGGAGGCCGCGACGGCCGCCGACGTGCGCAGGCGTCCGCCCGTGACGGCGCAGCGATCCAGCCGCTCCGCGATCTCCGCGATCCGGTCCGCGTCGGCGGGCGTGGTCGCGAGCGGAGGTTCGACCAGCAGGTCGACACCGGCGCGCAGCAGCGGCTCGGCGAGCTCGAGGTGCAGCGACGGCGGTGTACACAGAACTGCGATGCGCGGCACGCGGCCCGCTTCGAGCATCGCGGCCACGCTCGCGAAGCCCCGCGCCGGGATCGCGCGCCTCCGCTCCGGGTCCGGATCGACCACCGCCTCGAGCGACAGCTCCGGGAACTCCGGCAGCAGCTCGAGCCAGTCCCGCGAGGCGCGGCCGGCACCGACGAGCGCGAACGACTTCACCAGGACGGCAGACATCGAAGCCTCCTCTCAGGGACCAGGTGCCGGGGCGCTTCGCGGCTAAAGGACGGCGGCGGCGGCCGCGGCGGTCTCGCGAGCGAGCGTCACGTCGGCATCCCAGCCGACGCGGCGCGGGTACGCCTGCGCCGAATTGCACAGAAGCACGCGCGTGTTCGGGATGCGCGTCGGCAGGCGGCGCGAGAGCTGGCCGAGCAGCGTGATCGGCTCCGCGTGAGCATCGCGCGTGACGTACACGCCCTCGATCGCCGCGGGATCGAACGCCGGAAACCAACACTTGATCGTGTCGATCGCCTGCTTGCCGAGCACGTCGTCGGGAAGGTTGAACGTGTCGGTGTGCGGGCCGCAATCGCCGCGCAGGTAGATCAGGTGCCGTCCCTCGAGCGACTCGCTCGACATCACGCGCGTCGCCTCGATCACGGTCTGGAACGCGAGTCCCCGGCCGACCAGGGTGGTCCGGTACTGACTGCCGAGACTGCGACGAGACACGAGCAGCGCCGTCACGCGGCCCTGGTACGGCACGTCCAGGTTCGGCAGCTCGCGCGCCAGGCGCGGGCGGGCGATCTTGGCCAGATCGCCCGGCGGCTGCGCGAAGACCGCGCTGTCGAAGCGCTCCTCGCTGCCGTGGAT comes from the Deltaproteobacteria bacterium genome and includes:
- the ispG gene encoding (E)-4-hydroxy-3-methylbut-2-enyl-diphosphate synthase; this translates as MSAQTPRNRTRRVQAGPVAIGGGAPISVQSMCATRTQDVAATVAQAEALAAAGAGLVRVAVDSKADAEALAEIHARTPVPLVVDLQESYRLASAVAKHIAKLRYNPGHLHHHERGRSTRDKVAWLADVAGGAGCALRVGVNCGSVAPEYDERFPGDSIGAMVACAVDHCALLDGFGFTNFVVSLKDSDPAKVVEANERFSRERPDVPLHLGVTEAGLLPMGEIKTRIAFEKLLARGIGDTLRVSLTLPNDRKHEEVLVALRILADVEAGRFRSVPELSGLNIISCPSCSRVENEAFVELAEKVRELTRYAADQDVTIAVMGCRVNGPGETDDADLGLWCGPRAVNLKRGGERLGAFGYDEVLVRLKVELDRIVASRASRTGAGR
- the gloA gene encoding lactoylglutathione lyase, with the protein product MRILHTMLRVGDLERSLAFYTGPLSMKLLRKRDFPGGRFTLAFLGYGDESESATLELTHNWDTSRYEIGTGYGHVAIAVEDIYQTCARLREAGVAITREPGPMQHGTTVLAFIADPDGYKIELIQRP
- a CDS encoding Gfo/Idh/MocA family oxidoreductase, producing MSAVLVKSFALVGAGRASRDWLELLPEFPELSLEAVVDPDPERRRAIPARGFASVAAMLEAGRVPRIAVLCTPPSLHLELAEPLLRAGVDLLVEPPLATTPADADRIAEIAERLDRCAVTGGRLRTSAAVAASRARIDAGEIGRLCAVEVSLGVKRDSSEGWRGDPALSGGGVWMELGPDALDVAEAFAGPVRRIRILEAASLQGADVEDEVRVETTHDSGIVGLLRLSWNDLPSRPIARCIGDRGEIVLGSAQTLLRRESGREEVISDELGPVSMCAALLNDFLRECRGRERRVDSGAQTLAWIHAGYRSLTSRRWELA